In Sphaeramia orbicularis chromosome 12, fSphaOr1.1, whole genome shotgun sequence, the following proteins share a genomic window:
- the st6galnac6 gene encoding alpha-N-acetylgalactosaminide alpha-2,6-sialyltransferase 6 isoform X4: MTLLILYGSNNVNEVPYAPFHMAIHHTVKTTDLKRWFGKDGYVPVYGNKSMTLRCHNCALVTSSSHVLGTRAGEEIDRTECVIRMNDAPTLGYEADIGNRTSLRVVAHSSVFRVVRRPNEFLHRPDSNPFIIFWGPPNKIGKDAKGTLYRLIQRVSMMYSNVSCFSIAQNKMRKFDGLFHRETGRDRQKSHSWLSTGWFTMVIAIEICDNIKVYGMVPPSHCGKKPGSKKMPYHYYKPRGPDECVTYIQNESGRRGNHHRFITEKQVFARWAKLYNITFSHPTW; encoded by the exons ATGACTCTCCTCATCCTCTACGGTTCCAACAATGTCAATGAAGTTCCCTACGCCCCGTTCCATATGGCGATCCACCATACTGTCAAGACCACCGACCTGAAGAGGTGGTTTGGAAAAGACGGCTATGTGCCAGTTTATGGGAACAAG aGCATGACCTTGCGCTGTCATAACTGTGCGCTGGTGACGAGTTCTAGCCACGTCCTGGGAACCCGTGCGGGAGAAGAGATCGATCGTACAGAGTGTGTGATTCGTATGAACGACGCTCCCACGTTGGGGTACGAGGCCGATATAGGCAACCGGACATCTCTGCGAGTCGTAGCGCACTCCAGCGTGTTCAGGGTGGTCCGTAGGCCTAATGAGTTCCTACACCGCCCCGACAGTAACCCATTTATCATCTTCTGGGGACCTCCCAACAAGATCGGGAAGGACGCTAAAGGCACCTTATATAGACTGATCCAGAGAGTCAGCATGATGTACAGTAACGTGTCATGTTTCAGCATCGCACAGAACAAGATGCGGAAGTTTGACGGGCTGTTTCACAGAGAGACAGGGCGAGATAG ACAAAAATCACACTCGTGGTTGAGTACAGGCTGGTTCACCATGGTTATAGCCATTGAGATATGTGATAACATCAAAGTGTACGGGATGGTTCCACCCAGTCACTGTGG aaaaaagccTGGATCCAAAAAGATGCCGTATCACTACTACAAGCCCCGCGGGCCTGATGAATGTGTAACATACATACAGAATGAGAGCGGCCGAAGAGGAAACCACCATCGTTTTATTACTGAGAAACAGGTATTTGCACGCTGGGCGAAGCTGTACAACATCACCTTCTCTCATCCGACGTGGTGA
- the st6galnac6 gene encoding alpha-N-acetylgalactosaminide alpha-2,6-sialyltransferase 6 isoform X1, whose product MGLRLSKQGQQSHRLAIFVAIFIVMTLLILYGSNNVNEVPYAPFHMAIHHTVKTTDLKRWFGKDGYVPVYGNKSMTLRCHNCALVTSSSHVLGTRAGEEIDRTECVIRMNDAPTLGYEADIGNRTSLRVVAHSSVFRVVRRPNEFLHRPDSNPFIIFWGPPNKIGKDAKGTLYRLIQRVSMMYSNVSCFSIAQNKMRKFDGLFHRETGRDRQKSHSWLSTGWFTMVIAIEICDNIKVYGMVPPSHCGKKPGSKKMPYHYYKPRGPDECVTYIQNESGRRGNHHRFITEKQVFARWAKLYNITFSHPTW is encoded by the exons ATGGGGCTCAGGTTAAGCAAG CAGGGGCAGCAGAGCCACAGGTTGGCGATCTTTGTAGCCATCTTCATCGTGATGACTCTCCTCATCCTCTACGGTTCCAACAATGTCAATGAAGTTCCCTACGCCCCGTTCCATATGGCGATCCACCATACTGTCAAGACCACCGACCTGAAGAGGTGGTTTGGAAAAGACGGCTATGTGCCAGTTTATGGGAACAAG aGCATGACCTTGCGCTGTCATAACTGTGCGCTGGTGACGAGTTCTAGCCACGTCCTGGGAACCCGTGCGGGAGAAGAGATCGATCGTACAGAGTGTGTGATTCGTATGAACGACGCTCCCACGTTGGGGTACGAGGCCGATATAGGCAACCGGACATCTCTGCGAGTCGTAGCGCACTCCAGCGTGTTCAGGGTGGTCCGTAGGCCTAATGAGTTCCTACACCGCCCCGACAGTAACCCATTTATCATCTTCTGGGGACCTCCCAACAAGATCGGGAAGGACGCTAAAGGCACCTTATATAGACTGATCCAGAGAGTCAGCATGATGTACAGTAACGTGTCATGTTTCAGCATCGCACAGAACAAGATGCGGAAGTTTGACGGGCTGTTTCACAGAGAGACAGGGCGAGATAG ACAAAAATCACACTCGTGGTTGAGTACAGGCTGGTTCACCATGGTTATAGCCATTGAGATATGTGATAACATCAAAGTGTACGGGATGGTTCCACCCAGTCACTGTGG aaaaaagccTGGATCCAAAAAGATGCCGTATCACTACTACAAGCCCCGCGGGCCTGATGAATGTGTAACATACATACAGAATGAGAGCGGCCGAAGAGGAAACCACCATCGTTTTATTACTGAGAAACAGGTATTTGCACGCTGGGCGAAGCTGTACAACATCACCTTCTCTCATCCGACGTGGTGA
- the st6galnac6 gene encoding alpha-N-acetylgalactosaminide alpha-2,6-sialyltransferase 6 isoform X2, translating to MGLRLSKGQQSHRLAIFVAIFIVMTLLILYGSNNVNEVPYAPFHMAIHHTVKTTDLKRWFGKDGYVPVYGNKSMTLRCHNCALVTSSSHVLGTRAGEEIDRTECVIRMNDAPTLGYEADIGNRTSLRVVAHSSVFRVVRRPNEFLHRPDSNPFIIFWGPPNKIGKDAKGTLYRLIQRVSMMYSNVSCFSIAQNKMRKFDGLFHRETGRDRQKSHSWLSTGWFTMVIAIEICDNIKVYGMVPPSHCGKKPGSKKMPYHYYKPRGPDECVTYIQNESGRRGNHHRFITEKQVFARWAKLYNITFSHPTW from the exons ATGGGGCTCAGGTTAAGCAAG GGGCAGCAGAGCCACAGGTTGGCGATCTTTGTAGCCATCTTCATCGTGATGACTCTCCTCATCCTCTACGGTTCCAACAATGTCAATGAAGTTCCCTACGCCCCGTTCCATATGGCGATCCACCATACTGTCAAGACCACCGACCTGAAGAGGTGGTTTGGAAAAGACGGCTATGTGCCAGTTTATGGGAACAAG aGCATGACCTTGCGCTGTCATAACTGTGCGCTGGTGACGAGTTCTAGCCACGTCCTGGGAACCCGTGCGGGAGAAGAGATCGATCGTACAGAGTGTGTGATTCGTATGAACGACGCTCCCACGTTGGGGTACGAGGCCGATATAGGCAACCGGACATCTCTGCGAGTCGTAGCGCACTCCAGCGTGTTCAGGGTGGTCCGTAGGCCTAATGAGTTCCTACACCGCCCCGACAGTAACCCATTTATCATCTTCTGGGGACCTCCCAACAAGATCGGGAAGGACGCTAAAGGCACCTTATATAGACTGATCCAGAGAGTCAGCATGATGTACAGTAACGTGTCATGTTTCAGCATCGCACAGAACAAGATGCGGAAGTTTGACGGGCTGTTTCACAGAGAGACAGGGCGAGATAG ACAAAAATCACACTCGTGGTTGAGTACAGGCTGGTTCACCATGGTTATAGCCATTGAGATATGTGATAACATCAAAGTGTACGGGATGGTTCCACCCAGTCACTGTGG aaaaaagccTGGATCCAAAAAGATGCCGTATCACTACTACAAGCCCCGCGGGCCTGATGAATGTGTAACATACATACAGAATGAGAGCGGCCGAAGAGGAAACCACCATCGTTTTATTACTGAGAAACAGGTATTTGCACGCTGGGCGAAGCTGTACAACATCACCTTCTCTCATCCGACGTGGTGA
- the st6galnac6 gene encoding alpha-N-acetylgalactosaminide alpha-2,6-sialyltransferase 6 isoform X3, translating to MHCQPGQQSHRLAIFVAIFIVMTLLILYGSNNVNEVPYAPFHMAIHHTVKTTDLKRWFGKDGYVPVYGNKSMTLRCHNCALVTSSSHVLGTRAGEEIDRTECVIRMNDAPTLGYEADIGNRTSLRVVAHSSVFRVVRRPNEFLHRPDSNPFIIFWGPPNKIGKDAKGTLYRLIQRVSMMYSNVSCFSIAQNKMRKFDGLFHRETGRDRQKSHSWLSTGWFTMVIAIEICDNIKVYGMVPPSHCGKKPGSKKMPYHYYKPRGPDECVTYIQNESGRRGNHHRFITEKQVFARWAKLYNITFSHPTW from the exons ATGCACTGCCAACCT GGGCAGCAGAGCCACAGGTTGGCGATCTTTGTAGCCATCTTCATCGTGATGACTCTCCTCATCCTCTACGGTTCCAACAATGTCAATGAAGTTCCCTACGCCCCGTTCCATATGGCGATCCACCATACTGTCAAGACCACCGACCTGAAGAGGTGGTTTGGAAAAGACGGCTATGTGCCAGTTTATGGGAACAAG aGCATGACCTTGCGCTGTCATAACTGTGCGCTGGTGACGAGTTCTAGCCACGTCCTGGGAACCCGTGCGGGAGAAGAGATCGATCGTACAGAGTGTGTGATTCGTATGAACGACGCTCCCACGTTGGGGTACGAGGCCGATATAGGCAACCGGACATCTCTGCGAGTCGTAGCGCACTCCAGCGTGTTCAGGGTGGTCCGTAGGCCTAATGAGTTCCTACACCGCCCCGACAGTAACCCATTTATCATCTTCTGGGGACCTCCCAACAAGATCGGGAAGGACGCTAAAGGCACCTTATATAGACTGATCCAGAGAGTCAGCATGATGTACAGTAACGTGTCATGTTTCAGCATCGCACAGAACAAGATGCGGAAGTTTGACGGGCTGTTTCACAGAGAGACAGGGCGAGATAG ACAAAAATCACACTCGTGGTTGAGTACAGGCTGGTTCACCATGGTTATAGCCATTGAGATATGTGATAACATCAAAGTGTACGGGATGGTTCCACCCAGTCACTGTGG aaaaaagccTGGATCCAAAAAGATGCCGTATCACTACTACAAGCCCCGCGGGCCTGATGAATGTGTAACATACATACAGAATGAGAGCGGCCGAAGAGGAAACCACCATCGTTTTATTACTGAGAAACAGGTATTTGCACGCTGGGCGAAGCTGTACAACATCACCTTCTCTCATCCGACGTGGTGA